One window of Anaerolineales bacterium genomic DNA carries:
- a CDS encoding glycosyltransferase produces the protein MPSYSIVLLGTQMAVGGAQKLLLEQALWFQSRGHKVTVLFFYDRDNLHEKWTRVYPFEIRNLEAFDKKAGDLRSLPKLFSGLMKLWRVLKHGNYDAIITFTHDSNLLGMPLAKLAGIRARVGTHLGEIRGMSGWREGLHTFLVNRGVIQTLVASSARTRKNAIDVGVNPNKIATIYNAIMPFGVSHIDRDSVRQKLNINRDEIFLVAVGRLVFEKGHEYLVEAMTVVAKENPRAVAGICGAGPLHDELQAQIERLNLQHKVRLLGQWDEIPELLAASDVFVLPSRWEGLPMALLEGMMAGLPVIATRVEGVDEVVRSGEHGLLVALESPVELAQAIIQLLRSPEDRQRMGRAARERVLSTYTTDRMCEAYLQVIEQGLGEGKVA, from the coding sequence ATGCCGTCATATTCCATCGTTCTTCTCGGCACACAAATGGCGGTGGGAGGCGCGCAGAAACTTCTGCTGGAACAGGCTCTTTGGTTCCAATCTCGTGGACATAAAGTGACCGTCCTTTTTTTCTACGACCGCGACAACCTGCATGAAAAATGGACGAGGGTCTATCCTTTTGAAATTCGAAATCTCGAAGCCTTCGATAAAAAAGCGGGCGACCTTCGTAGCCTGCCAAAATTATTCTCTGGTCTGATGAAATTATGGCGCGTTCTTAAACACGGGAACTATGACGCCATCATTACCTTCACGCACGACAGTAATTTGCTCGGAATGCCGCTTGCCAAACTGGCAGGGATTCGCGCCCGCGTGGGTACGCATCTCGGTGAGATTCGCGGCATGTCCGGATGGCGCGAGGGGTTGCATACTTTCCTCGTCAATCGCGGTGTGATTCAAACACTTGTGGCTTCCTCTGCCCGCACAAGGAAAAATGCCATCGATGTCGGGGTTAACCCGAACAAAATCGCCACAATTTACAATGCCATCATGCCCTTTGGGGTAAGCCACATCGACCGGGATTCAGTAAGGCAGAAGCTAAATATAAACCGGGATGAAATATTTCTTGTAGCAGTCGGGCGGCTCGTTTTCGAAAAGGGGCATGAATATCTCGTCGAAGCCATGACCGTGGTTGCAAAGGAAAATCCGCGCGCCGTTGCAGGGATATGCGGCGCGGGCCCGCTGCATGATGAATTACAAGCGCAGATCGAAAGATTGAATCTGCAACATAAAGTCAGGCTGCTAGGTCAATGGGATGAAATCCCCGAACTGCTCGCGGCTTCTGATGTTTTCGTCCTGCCTTCGCGTTGGGAGGGACTGCCGATGGCCCTGCTCGAAGGCATGATGGCGGGGCTTCCCGTGATCGCAACGCGGGTCGAAGGCGTGGACGAAGTCGTCCGATCAGGTGAACATGGACTCTTGGTGGCGCTTGAGTCTCCGGTAGAGTTGGCTCAGGCTATAATCCAATTGCTCCGCTCGCCGGAAGACCGTCAACGCATGGGCAGGGCGGCGCGTGAACGAGTCTTGAGCACTTATACGACCGACCGCATGTGCGAAGCATATTTGCAGGTCATCGAACAAGGCTTGGGCGAGGGGAAAGTCGCGTAG
- the wecB gene encoding UDP-N-acetylglucosamine 2-epimerase (non-hydrolyzing): MRILTVVGARPQFVKAGAVSRILREKHVEVLVHTGQHYDERMSEVFFKELDIPEPDYNLEVGSAGHSVQTGEMLIRMEPIFEREKPDWVLVYGDTNSTLAGALVASKLHIPVAHVEAGLRSFNREMPEEINRVLTDHVADLLFCPAQKAVDNLKLEGVTSGVHIVGDVMYDAVLRHSKRAEKKSTILNSLNLKSKQFLLATVHRASNVDNTNTLLNILETFSMFGETVLFPVHPRSRKAIQVAGVTPGVNIKLIEPVGYLDMLWLEKNARLILTDSGGVQKEAYWFGTPCVTLREETEWVETVEAGWNVVVGTERGRILNAVRDFAVPATRPNLFGDGKASQNIVRLLENERK; this comes from the coding sequence ATGAGAATTCTCACAGTGGTAGGGGCGCGTCCGCAGTTTGTGAAGGCAGGGGCCGTCAGCCGCATCCTGCGCGAAAAACATGTCGAAGTTCTGGTACATACGGGCCAGCACTATGATGAACGCATGTCGGAAGTCTTCTTCAAGGAATTGGATATTCCGGAACCGGATTACAACCTTGAGGTCGGCTCGGCAGGGCATTCTGTGCAGACGGGTGAAATGCTCATCCGCATGGAGCCCATCTTCGAGAGGGAAAAGCCAGATTGGGTGCTGGTATATGGCGACACGAATTCCACCCTGGCAGGCGCATTGGTCGCTTCGAAACTGCACATCCCTGTCGCGCATGTCGAAGCGGGATTGCGCAGCTTCAACCGTGAGATGCCGGAAGAGATCAATCGAGTGCTGACTGATCATGTCGCAGATCTATTATTTTGCCCGGCGCAAAAAGCAGTGGATAATCTCAAACTCGAAGGCGTGACCTCAGGCGTGCATATCGTCGGCGACGTGATGTACGATGCAGTCTTGCGCCACTCTAAAAGAGCGGAAAAGAAATCCACGATCCTAAATTCATTAAATTTGAAATCAAAACAGTTCCTTTTGGCGACAGTCCATCGCGCCTCAAACGTGGACAATACAAATACATTGCTGAACATCCTTGAAACATTTTCGATGTTTGGCGAAACCGTCCTCTTCCCGGTCCATCCGCGATCGCGCAAGGCGATTCAGGTGGCAGGAGTTACTCCCGGCGTGAATATCAAATTAATCGAGCCGGTTGGTTATCTTGACATGCTCTGGCTGGAAAAGAACGCCCGCTTAATCCTGACAGATTCAGGCGGTGTACAAAAAGAAGCTTATTGGTTTGGTACGCCTTGCGTCACTTTACGCGAAGAGACCGAATGGGTGGAAACTGTGGAAGCTGGTTGGAATGTGGTCGTTGGAACAGAACGGGGGAGGATCTTGAATGCGGTTAGAGATTTTGCCGTGCCTGCCACCCGCCCAAATCTTTTTGGCGATGGCAAGGCTTCACAAAACATAGTCCGTTTGTTGGAAAATGAGCGCAAGTAA